A genomic segment from Montipora foliosa isolate CH-2021 chromosome 9, ASM3666993v2, whole genome shotgun sequence encodes:
- the LOC137971463 gene encoding uncharacterized protein, with protein MHRIYYHPPTEHLHNQIRQEYWIIHGRQVVRNAKFKCNYCYRQTVKPQEQQMASLPECRLEPGMVFRNTGVDFFGPISVKERRSEVKVYGCLFTCMSTRACHLELVDDLSTDHFIMALKRFIARRGRPRSIHSDNGTNFVGANNELRKCIRQLDEERIQNFCAPKEIEWKFQPPSAPHFGGAWERLVQCTKKTLKAILADRAVSKEVLRTALVEAEGILNSRPITHVSNDAGDIEALTPNHFLLLRANLSYEDAEVSDREINSTKMWRQSQALANFFWRRFTKEYLSSLTERKKWKEKKQNLKEGDVVLVAEPNQPRGVWPLGRIVSTHPGQDGLVRAVTVRTQFGEYKRPITKLCLVQEAEE; from the coding sequence ATGCATCGTATCTACTACCACCCGCCAACTGAGCACCTGCATAATCAAATTCGGCAGGAGTACTGGATCATCCATGGTCGCCAGGTAGTGCGAAACGCGAAATTCAAGTGCAACTACTGTTATCGCCAGACGGTAAAGCCTCAAGAGCAGCAAATGGCAAGTCTACCAGAGTGCCGACTTGAGCCAGGAATGGTGTTCAGGAACACTGGAGTTGACTTTTTTGGACCTATCTCAGTTAAGGAAAGACGCAGTGAAGTTAAAGTATACGGGTGCTTGTTCACTTGCATGAGTACTAGAGCGTGCCACCTTGAACTTGTGGATGATCTTTCAACAGATCATTTCATCATGGCATTGAAAAGGTTCATTGCGCGACGTGGACGACCGCGGAGCATCCACAGCGATAATGGAACGAACTTTGTTGGTGCAAATAATGAGTTGCGGAAATGCATCAGACAGTTGGATGAAGAGAGGATACAAAACTTCTGTGCTCCTAAGGAAATCGAGTGGAAATTTCAGCCGCCAAGTGCCCCGCACTTTGGAGGTGCATGGGAGAGACTAGTACAGTGCACCAAGAAGACGCTGAAGGCAATTCTGGCGGACAGGGCTGTTTCCAAAGAAGTGCTGAGAACCGCACTAGTCGAAGCAGAAGGAATACTAAACAGTCGACCGATTACTCATGTGTCCAATGATGCAGGGGACATTGAAGCGTTAACCCCAAATCATTTCTTGTTGTTGCGGGCAAATCTGAGTTATGAAGATGCTGAAGTTAGTGACAGAGAGATTAACTCGACAAAGATGTGGCGACAGTCCCAAGCGCTAGCTAATTTCTTCTGGAGACGTTTTACCAAAGAGTACCTTTCTAGCCTGACAGAGAGGAAGAAGTGGAAAGAGAAGAAACAGAACCTCAAAGAAGGAGATGTTGTCCTAGTTGCTGAGCCAAATCAGCCGCGAGGTGTATGGCCGTTGGGCAGAATCGTGTCTACTCATCCTGGGCAGGATGGGTTAGTTCGAGCTGTTACAGTACGAACTCAGTTCGGAGAGTATAAAAGGCCAATCACAAAACTTTGCTTAGTACAGGAGGCGGAAGAGTAG
- the LOC137971464 gene encoding uncharacterized protein → MPGSDKYEEAWTALQERFGRVDTVVSAAKKRIDQFPTIVKENSVQIRQYQEIVSELIGIFKEHNFLHELSSQVPEATVSKLPTRLCGRWAEYVEGKPKLSTWDSFANWLEKEAKISESKQRWMPEKREWKRSDTSKVDRRKPADKSQPGLFAGATGEYLRASCGTKCPIHQSTNHTLQECKRFQGMLTSEKEKVVEEHKLCLCCLLPGHRLRKCRSKNRCKVENCDMRHHTLVHEVDLRFIERAKAKRESEQVPEVERNPAPVSLEGRDSSPRQAVEPLEEYQQSAYTGCETGGLALVEVLPIVVFGETGKQQVMALRDSGCNTTLIDESLALSLGLQGKEVDLEIQGVNAQKVFPSQHIKKCYVARVGKEEVKYSLRDVKTIPSLNGPDQKLKWSTIKHEYQHLKNLDLRDTDTGPVQLIIGTNNSDLILPRQILKPSGQPELDRVPYAVETPLGWAVTNWLPGERRVASPYNGFKVYERSSVENEELKQLVMAQSEIETLGVVKLADPTRSIEDKRALSLMEKTTFKSVNEDAYVSGLLWRDEEPSLPNNYGMAKRRLQSLEKKFESCPEIRERYARSIQDDIEKGYVKKLSEGEVRCDSKVTWYLPHRFVINPKKPNRLRRVYDASAKFMGQSLNDKIYTGPDLLSSLFGVFLRFCEGRIAMAADVKEMYHMLRLPDCDKPALRFLWRDSLIEEPSVYQFERTVFGEVSAPSRANYTMRRNADENGEDLPLGVKAVYQHFYMDDGLPSTDSCEEAIEMRKQMTELLRRGGFRLHKWLTNDPDVLATIPEQDRSPRFLELSEDKLPTDRTLGVIWDAQEDMLQFTGLKDDPGTTKRKILSQAFSVWDPRGLLLPFSIRSKIILQNLNRMKYGWDDELKEADLREWREWRKEAEKLDEVRIPRALIQEQKPVRETALHVFCDASQNAYGACAYLRRAFIDDRVECSLIAGKGRVAPLKSQSICRLELMGALVAVRLTQTLVEEMVTKIEKITFWSDSTTVLHWISQTSSTYKAFVGNRVSEIHTIMSSLEATLGAGAVSWRYVPTEANPADDITRGLSPTELGVGFRYISGSKFLYESPELWPENKVKAPCENDDIKEKKKERWAGASQENKVLLGWKKYSSLTKLRTVTAYVMRFANNVRAKKEVRLLGALTSNELRAAQNHLVKRAQVESFGEEIQCLKIGEEIHKKSRIKSLDPRLEDGFLVVGGRLQRAQCLPYRTRHPKIID, encoded by the coding sequence ATGCCAGGTTCAGATAAATACGAGGAGGCATGGACTGCGCTCCAGGAGCGTTTTGGTCGTGTAGACACAGTGGTATCAGCTGCGAAGAAACGTATAGATCAGTTTCCGACCATAGTGAAAGAAAATAGTGTGCAGATCCGGCAGTATCAAGAAATAGTTTCTGAATTGATAGGcattttcaaagagcataacTTTCTTCACGAGCTTAGCTCGCAAGTCCCTGAAGCAACTGTTTCTAAACTTCCCACACGCCTTTGCGGCAGATGGGCCGAGTATGTTGAAGGAAAACCGAAATTGTCAACCTGGGATTCATTTGCAAATTGGCTAGAGAAAGAGGCAAAAATTAGTGAGTCCAAGCAGCGGTGGATGCCAGAGAAGAGAGAGTGGAAGCGTTCAGATACATCTAAAGTTGATAGGCGTAAGCCAGCTGACAAATCCCAACCTGGGCTGTTTGCAGGAGCCACGGGAGAATATTTACGCGCCAGCTGTGGAACAAAGTGCCCAATTCACCAGTCCACTAATCACACTTTGCAAGagtgcaaacgttttcagggaATGTTGACTAGCGAGAAGGAGAAAGTTGTCGAGGAACACAAACTGTGCTTATGTTGTCTATTACCCGGTCATCGTCTGCGTAAATGTCGTAGTAAGAATAGATGCAAAGTTGAAAACTGTGACATGCGTCATCATACCCTTGTACATGAAGTCGACTTGAGATTTATTGAACGGGCAAAAGCGAAACGTGAATCAGAACAAGTGCCAGAAGTTGAGAGAAACCCAGCTCCTGTCTCCTTGGAAGGTAGAGACTCATCACCACGTCAGGCTGTGGAGCCTCTTGAGGAGTATCAACAATCAGCGTACACAGGTTGTGAGACTGGTGGTCTTGCTTTGGTTGAAGTACTTCCCATAGTTGTCTTTGGAGAAACAGGAAAACAGCAGGTGATGGCATTGCGTGACTCAGGCTGTAACACAACGCTTATAGATGAAAGCTTAGCGCTCTCACTTGGGCTTCAAGGCAAAGAGGTAGATCTCGAAATTCAAGGAGTAAATGCGCAGAAGGTGTTTCCTTCCCAGCACATCAAGAAATGTTATGTCGCACGAGTCGGAAAAGAGGAAGTCAAGTACTCCTTGCGAGATGTGAAGACAATTCCTAGCCTGAATGGTCCGGATCAGAAGTTGAAGTGGTCAACAATCAAGCATGAGTATCAACATCTGAAGAACTTAGACTTGCGTGACACTGACACGGGTCCAGTGCAACTCATAATTGGAACTAACAACTCTGACTTGATTCTACCAAGACAAATTCTGAAACCTTCAGGTCAACCGGAACTTGACAGGGTACCTTATGCTGTTGAGACCCCACTTGGATGGGCGGTGACTAATTGGTTACCTGGTGAGCGAAGAGTAGCATCTCCATACAATGGGTTCAAAGTGTATGAAAGAAGTTCAGTTGAAAATGAGGAGCTGAAGCAGCTGGTCATGGCTCAGTCAGAGATAGAAACCTTGGGCGTGGTCAAGCTAGCTGATCCAACCCGTTCGATTGAGGACAAGCGAGCATTGTCACTGATGGAAAAGACAACCTTTAAGAGTGTGAATGAAGATGCGTATGTGTCAGGTCTACTGTGGAGAGATGAGGAACCATCTCTGCCCAACAATTACGGAATGGCCAAGAGGAGGCTACAATCCCTAGAGAAGAAGTTTGAGAGCTGTCCCGAGATCAGAGAGAGATATGCAAGGTCAATCCAGGATGACATTGAGAAGGGCTATGTGAAGAAACTGAGTGAAGGGGAAGTACGGTGCGATAGTAAAGTGACTTGGTACTTACCACACAGATTTGTCATTAATCCCAAAAAACCTAATCGCCTCAGAAGAGTCTACGATGCATCAGCAAAATTCATGGGACAAAGTTTGAACGATAAGATCTACACAGGACCAGATCTTCTGTCCTCTCTGTTTGGAGTTTTCCTCAGGTTTTGCGAAGGAAGAATTGCAATGGCCGCTgatgtgaaagaaatgtaccataTGCTCCGTCTCCCTGATTGTGATAAGCCAGCATTGAGATTCTTATGGAGAGACTCTCTGATAGAAGAACCAAGCGTTTACCAGTTCGAGAGAACAGTGTTTGGAGAAGTGTCTGCGCCATCCAGAGCGAACTACACTATGAGGCGAAATGCTGATGAGAATGGGGAAGATTTACCTTTGGGTGTGAAAGCCGTCTACCAGCACTTTTACATGGATGATGGTCTACCGTCAACAGATTCTTGCGAGGAAGCTATTGAAATGAGGAAGCAGATGACAGAGTTGCTGCGTCGTGGAGGTTTCCGCCTACACAAGTGGCTGACCAATGACCCAGACGTCTTGGCAACTATCCCGGAGCAGGATAGATCTCCACGATTCCTCGAACTGAGTGAAGATAAGTTACCAACAGACAGAACTTTGGGCGTCATTTGGGATGCCCAAGAAGATATGCTCCAGTTTACCGGACTGAAGGATGATCCAGGTACGACGAAGAGGAAGATCTTGAGTCAAGCATTCTCTGTTTGGGATCCGCGAGGACTTCTCCTCCCATTCtcaatcagaagtaaaatcaTCCTGCAGAATCTAAATCGCATGAAGTACGGATGGGATGACGAGTTGAAAGAAGCTGATCTTCGAGAGTGGCGTGAATGGCGCAAGGAAGCAGAAAAGCTTGATGAAGTGAGAATTCCGAGAGCTCTTATCCAAGAACAGAAACCTGTACGAGAGACTGCACTTCATGTGTTTTGCGACGCTAGCCAGAATGCTTATGGCGCGTGTGCCTACCTAAGACGAGCATTTATAGATGACAGAGTAGAGTGTAGTCTTATAGCGGGAAAAGGCCGTGTTGCTCCATTAAAGTCACAGTCTATCTGCCGATTGGAGCTCATGGGAGCTTTAGTTGCTGTGCGGTTAACTCAAACACTGGTAGAAGAAATGGTTACAAAGATAGAGAAGATAACTTTCTGGAGTGATTCCACCACAGTCCTACATTGGATCAGCCAGACGAGCTCCACTTACAAAGCATTCGTCGGTAACCGGGTGTCTGAGATTCACACAATCATGAGCAGTCTGGAGGCCACACTAGGGGCGGGCGCTGTGAGTTGGAGATATGTGCCTACAGAAGCTAACCCTGCAGATGACATCACTCGGGGACTAAGTCCTACGGAACTTGGCGTGGGCTTTCGATATATTAGTGGATCCAAGTTCCTGTATGAATCACCAGAGCTCTGGCCTGAAAATAAAGTCAAAGCGCCCTGCGAGAACGATGacatcaaagaaaagaagaaggaaaGATGGGCTGGAGCATCTCAGGAAAACAAGGTCCTGTTAGGGTGGAAGAAGTATTCGTCACTGACCAAACTAAGAACAGTTACAGCTTATGTGATGCGATTTGCAAACAATGTAAGAGCTAAGAAGGAAGTACGTCTACTGGGAGCACTTACGTCGAACGAATTGAGAgctgctcagaatcatcttgtgaAGAGGGCGCAAGTTGAATCATTCGGCGAGGAGATACAGTGTCTGAAGATAGGTGAGGAGATTCACAAGAAGAGTAGAATTAAATCTCTTGACCCAAGGTTGGAAGATGGGTTCTTGGTTGTCGGTGGAAGGCTGCAGAGAGCACAATGCCTACCTTACAGAACACGACATCCCAAAATAATTGATTAG
- the LOC137970940 gene encoding melatonin receptor type 1C-like, protein MTDELSSRSLFLTVVEVFSILTLNVFSLTGNTLVCIAVFKNVRLRSVTNLYIVALAVSDLLSAIFVMPFVCGVLVASKWVFGDVVCGFHAFFSLFVIYVSPVTMGMTAVNRYVRMCKPGEIYRRWFTKRKSIAFLTCVWIVVACYVAVPLFAGFQRHHFIPGYAQCSLEHHSYAGKMIHYCIVLVLFFLTPLITTVFCYRKVSKVIHQHNENASTNIQQGVNNGISRHEIKISKSLFAVVFAFMICWTPLWIIVILRRFFLVDKMPRNVELLCMFLLSFSNAINPFVYAGMNSAFRREFRELLLCKRRGKHRRGVPEQQRIR, encoded by the coding sequence ATGACCGATGAACTGAGTTCTCGCAGCCTCTTTTTAACCGTTGTGGAGGTTTTCTCGATATTAACGTTAAACGTTTTTTCGCTAACAGGAAACACGTTAGTCTGCATCGCAGTTTTCAAGAACGTTCGACTTCGGTCAGTTACTAACTTGTACATCGTTGCTCTAGCAGTGAGCGATCTGTTGTCCGCCATTTTCGTAATGCCTTTCGTTTGTGGTGTGCTTGTAGCAAGTAAATGGGTTTTCGGTGACGTGGTTTGCGGATTTCACGCTTTCTTCAGCTTGTTTGTAATATACGTTTCCCCCGTAACGATGGGCATGACGGCCGTGAATCGGTATGTGAGAATGTGCAAGCCAGGCGAGATATACAGGAGATGGTTTACCAAAAGGAAGTCTATTGCTTTCCTCACGTGTGTGTGGATCGTTGTTGCTTGCTACGTTGCCGTTCCGCTGTTTGCAGGTTTTCAAAGGCACCATTTCATTCCAGGTTATGCACAGTGTTCCCTTGAACATCACAGCTATGCTGGGAAAATGATTCATTACTGCATTGTCCTCGTTCTCTTCTTTCTGACACCTCTGATAACAACTGTTTTCTGTTACCGAAAAGTCTCGAAGGTGATACACCAGCACAACGAAAATGCTTCAACTAATATTCAGCAAGGCGTTAACAATGGTATCAGCAGGCACGAAATTAAAATCAGTAAATCCCTCTTTGCAGTCGTGTTTGCCTTCATGATATGTTGGACACCGCTTTGGATAATTGTAATTTTACGGCGTTTCTTCCTCGTGGACAAAATGCCTCGAAATGTCGAACTCCTGTGTATGTTTCTCCTCTCTTTCTCGAACGCAATAAACCCTTTCGTGTATGCAGGAATGAATTCCGCTTTCAGACGAGAATTTCGCGAGCTACTCCTCTGCAAGAGAAGGGGCAAACACAGAAGAGGTGTACCGGAACAACAACGTATCAGATAA